In the genome of Enterococcus sp. DIV2402, the window TCAAAGGTCCCGATGATTATGCGTCCATGCGTGAAGTGATTTATCGCCGATATGCTCGTGTTTTAAAAGAAAATCTGCCATTCCCCGATTTGATTATCATTGATGGTGGCAAAGGACAAGTAGATGTTGCGAGAGATGTGTTAGAAAATCAATTAGGTTTAGATATTCCAATTGCTGGTTTAGCCAAGAATGATAAACACAAAACGAGTGAAATGTTATTTGGTTCCGAATTAGCAGTGGTGCCTTTAGAACGTAATTCAGCGGAATTCTTTTTACTTCAGCGGATTCAAGATGAAGTGCATCGGTTTGCAATTACTTTCCATCGCCAACTACGTAGCAAAAATAGTTTTTCATCTCGTTTAGACGGAATTGAGGGCTTAGGACCTAAACGAAAGAAAATGTTATTAAAAGAATTTAAATCTCTGAAAAAAATTCAAGAAGCAACAATAGAAGAGCTACGAGCACATGGATTACCAGAAAAAGTTGCTCAAAATGTCTATCATGAATTACATCAAGAAGAAAGCTAGCTTTTGAAGCTGGCTTTTTTTTTTCTTGGCAAAAATTCAGAAAATTAAAACATTTCCTTGAAAAAGTTGTTGAAAATGAACTATAATACGAGGAAGGAAAATGAATAATTATAAAAATATTCATTAATTAGGAGGTTTACCTATGAGAAAAAAGGTAATTGGTTTAATAGGTATGTTAGTGGTTTTTCTACCTATGTTATGGAGTGTAGATGTTTTTGCACAGACAGATGATTCATTACAAAAAGTCTTAGATCGTGGGACATTAATAGTAGGAACATCAGCAGATAATCCACCCAAAGAATACATTCGTATGAACAATGGGAAAGAAGAGATTGTTGGATTTGATATTGATATTGCTAAGAAAATTGCTGAAGAATTAGGTGTAGAATTAGAAATTACCAATATGAAATTTGATGGATTGGTACCAAGTGTTCAAGCGGGTGAATTTGATATGGCCTTAGCTGGATTTAATCCGACACCTGAACGAAAAGAAGTTATTAGTTTTTCAGATAGTTATCATAATTTGCCTTTTGTTATTTTGACAACTAAAGATAAGGAAGAGCAGTTTACGTCACTTGACTCACTAACAGGCAAAGAAGTAGCGGCTCAAAAAGGTTCAACACAAGAAACAATTTTACATGACTACATTGGTCATGCACATCCAGTTTCTTTAGGGAAGTTGCCTGAAGTAATTGCCGAAATCAATGCTGGAACGGTTGATGCGGGCGTTGTGGGTTACTTAGCTGCACGAAATTATTTGGATATTTATCCGAATCTTGTGATTGCTGATATTGAAATTGAGGTACCAGAAGAAAAAACAGCACAATCAATTGCTTTTCCAAAAGAAAGTCAAACATTGATTACGGAAGTCAATCGAATTATTGCTGATATGCAAGAAGAAGGCTTGATTGAAGAACTTCTCGAAAAAAATATTGAAGAAGCCAAAGCAGGCGATATCGATTCACGGAGTACCTTGCAAATTTATGGCCCACTTTTCTTAAAAGGTGCGTTGACCACAATAGGTGTAGCTTTTGTCTGTGTGATTGCAGGAACATTATTAGGAATATTGGTGGCATTATTACGTCTATCAACGAATAAGATTATCAGTAGTATTGCTTATTTTTATATTCAAGTCCTACGAGGCACACCAGCCTTGCTACAAGTCTTTATCTTTTATTTTGGTCTATCTACGTTACTGAAAATCCCAGCGATTCATATTTGGGATATTAATATTGCTCGATTGATTCCAGGATGTATTGCATTATCCATTAATTCAAGTGCGTATGTTGCTGAGATTATTCGTTCAGGAATCAATGCAGTGGATAGTGGACAAATGGAAGCCGGCTATTCACTTGGCTTAGATCGCCGAACAACAATGAAAGAAATCATTTTGCCGCAAGCAATCCGTAACATTCTACCCGCTTTAGGAAATGAATTTGTATCGATGATTAAAGAGACTTCACTTCTATCAGTAATTGCCGTATCCGAATTAATGTTTGTTGCCGATACCGTTAAAGCAGCAACTTATCGTACAATGGAATCATTATTGATTGCAGCCGTTATTTACTTCATTATTACATGGAGTGTTTCTTGGTTAGTCTCACGATTTGAAAAAAGACTAGCCCGTTCATCAAAAATTTAGAAGGAGATGAAAGAAATGACAGAGTTGATTAAAGTAGTTGATTTGCATAAAGCATTTGGTGATAACCAAGTATTAAATGGAATTGATACAACCATCCAAAAAGGAGAAGTTGTTGTAGTCATCGGTCCTTCTGGTTCAGGAAAGAGTACCTTTTTACGTTGTTTAAATTTATTAGAAGTGCCGACAAAAGGGTCGATTATTTTTGAAAATCAAGAATTAACTGATCCAAAAATTGATATTTTTAAAGTTCGCGAAAAATTAGGAATGGTTTTCCAATCCTTCAATTTATTTCCTCATAAAACAGTAATGGAAAATATTTGTTTAGCACCGGTAAAAGTTGGCTTGCGAACACCTGACCAAGCAAAAGAAAATGGGATGCGTTTATTGAATCAAGTGGGTCTAGCTGAAAAAGCTGATGCGTATCCTAATTCATTATCTGGTGGACAAAAACAACGGATTGCGATTGCTCGAGCACTTGCAATGGATCCAGATGTGATGTTGTTTGATGAACCTACTTCTGCCTTAGACCCTGAAATGGTTGGCGAAGTATTAAATGTTATGAAAGATTTAGCTAAAGCTGGAATGACAATGGTAATTGTGACGCATGAAATGGGATTTGCCAAAGAAGTGGGCGACCGCGTATTATTTATGGATGGCGGGAAAATTGTTGAAGAAGGAACACCAGAAGCATTATTCGATCAACCATCTCATCCAAGAACCATTGATTTCTTGAGTAAAGTATTACATTAATTAAAGATTGGAAGTAATAAAACATGTATATTAAACCATTTGGCGTTGAACGCTGGTTAAACATTTATGAAACGGAAGTGGATTATAATTTAACAAGTACATCGATTATGCCATTTTCGTTACAAGAATTAATTCAACTAACTGGTGAAGATGAACAAAAAATAAAAGAAGATATTTTCTCACGTAAATTAAATTATGGTGTTATTGAAGGTCATCCCGATTATCGTGCTGGAATTGCACAACTTTATGATACTATCTCTCAAGAGCAAGTTATCTCAACACATGGTGGAGTGGGAGCTTCGCATTTGACGATGGTGACGGTGATTGAACCTGGTGATCATGTAGTAGCAATTTTACCTGCGTACCAACAAATCTATTCTGTTCCCGAATCAATTGGTGCAAAAGTGGATTATCTGTTTTTAGAAGCGACCCCGACAGGATATACCATCGATTTGGATAAATTAGCTGCATTAACGACTGATCAGACCAAAGCAATTGTGTTTAATAATCCTAATAATCCTACAGGCGATGTGGTGAGTGACGAACATTTACAACAAATGGTAACCATTGCCCGTCAACATGATGCGTATCTGATTTGTGATGAAGCCTATCGTGGGCTAACTCACAATGTTGGTTTTTCGGCATCAGTGGCTGATTTATACGAAAAAGGAATAAGTTTGGGAAGCATGTCGAAAGCCTTTGCCTTAGCTGGTTTGCGTTTAGGTTGGATTGCTTCTCAAGATCAGTCATTTATGGAAGCTGTTCACATTCATCGTGATTACACGATGATTAGTAATGGTGGAATTGATGAATACATTGCGGCACTAGCGTTAAAACATAAAGATGTGGTACATCAACGAAATATGGCGATTACAACTGCGCGTGCTGAAATGTTTACAAAATGGATTGATAGTGAGCCTAAATTATCATGTACACCATTTAAAGGTGGTACGGTGGCATTGCCTTCATACGAAAGTTCACTGAATTCTGAAGAGTTTTGCCGTCGAGTGATTGAAGAGCAAAGTGTTTTATTAATGCCCGGTTTTGTTTTTGATTTAGAAAAATGTTTTCGTATGGGTTATGCCAGAGAACCAGAAGAGCGTATGATTGCTGGTTTGGAACGTTTATCTGATTTTCTTGCAAAATTAGATAAATAAAGGAGAATTATTGTGAGTAAAATTCGTGTATTAAGTCAACAAATGGTGCAACAAGTGTTGTCACCAAAACAAACTATTGCGACAGTTGAAAAAGTATATCGTAGTAAAGCTTTGGAAAACAGCACTCTATGGCCGATGATTTTTTATGAATTTGAACCAGGTGTCGCTGACATGGATATCAAATCGGGTTACATGAAAGAATTAGCCATTTACGGCTTGAAATTAGTTTCTTGGTATGGTGAAAATCCGAAGAAAAATCTACCTGCTTTATACGGAACCACAATGCTATTTGATAGCGAAACAGGACAACCGATTGGCTTAGTGGATGCAGGATATATTACAGGTGTCCGTACAGGTGCTGCGGGGGCCATTGGTAGTAAATGGTTAGCCAGAGAAGACGCAACGACTTTGTTAATGGCTGGCACAGGACACTTGGCATTGTTTGAAATTCTTAGTCATATGATTGCAGTCCCTCGAATTCAAAAAGTGATTATAAGTAGTCCACGTGATTCAGATTCAGCAGAAAATTTTGCGACAACTTGTCGCAAGCAGCTGTTGAATTTAGTTGAGTCGAGTCCCTTGATTGACGAGCTACCTGAAATAATTGAGCATATTCAAACAATTGAGATTGTGGCGTTGCCATTAAAAGAGGCTGTGCCAATCAGTGAGATTATTGTGACTGCGACACCTGCTAAAGAGCCTTTTATCAAAAAAGAATGGCTTCAACC includes:
- a CDS encoding ABC transporter substrate-binding protein/permease; the encoded protein is MRKKVIGLIGMLVVFLPMLWSVDVFAQTDDSLQKVLDRGTLIVGTSADNPPKEYIRMNNGKEEIVGFDIDIAKKIAEELGVELEITNMKFDGLVPSVQAGEFDMALAGFNPTPERKEVISFSDSYHNLPFVILTTKDKEEQFTSLDSLTGKEVAAQKGSTQETILHDYIGHAHPVSLGKLPEVIAEINAGTVDAGVVGYLAARNYLDIYPNLVIADIEIEVPEEKTAQSIAFPKESQTLITEVNRIIADMQEEGLIEELLEKNIEEAKAGDIDSRSTLQIYGPLFLKGALTTIGVAFVCVIAGTLLGILVALLRLSTNKIISSIAYFYIQVLRGTPALLQVFIFYFGLSTLLKIPAIHIWDINIARLIPGCIALSINSSAYVAEIIRSGINAVDSGQMEAGYSLGLDRRTTMKEIILPQAIRNILPALGNEFVSMIKETSLLSVIAVSELMFVADTVKAATYRTMESLLIAAVIYFIITWSVSWLVSRFEKRLARSSKI
- a CDS encoding amino acid ABC transporter ATP-binding protein; amino-acid sequence: MTELIKVVDLHKAFGDNQVLNGIDTTIQKGEVVVVIGPSGSGKSTFLRCLNLLEVPTKGSIIFENQELTDPKIDIFKVREKLGMVFQSFNLFPHKTVMENICLAPVKVGLRTPDQAKENGMRLLNQVGLAEKADAYPNSLSGGQKQRIAIARALAMDPDVMLFDEPTSALDPEMVGEVLNVMKDLAKAGMTMVIVTHEMGFAKEVGDRVLFMDGGKIVEEGTPEALFDQPSHPRTIDFLSKVLH
- a CDS encoding aminotransferase class I/II-fold pyridoxal phosphate-dependent enzyme, whose translation is MYIKPFGVERWLNIYETEVDYNLTSTSIMPFSLQELIQLTGEDEQKIKEDIFSRKLNYGVIEGHPDYRAGIAQLYDTISQEQVISTHGGVGASHLTMVTVIEPGDHVVAILPAYQQIYSVPESIGAKVDYLFLEATPTGYTIDLDKLAALTTDQTKAIVFNNPNNPTGDVVSDEHLQQMVTIARQHDAYLICDEAYRGLTHNVGFSASVADLYEKGISLGSMSKAFALAGLRLGWIASQDQSFMEAVHIHRDYTMISNGGIDEYIAALALKHKDVVHQRNMAITTARAEMFTKWIDSEPKLSCTPFKGGTVALPSYESSLNSEEFCRRVIEEQSVLLMPGFVFDLEKCFRMGYAREPEERMIAGLERLSDFLAKLDK
- a CDS encoding ornithine cyclodeaminase family protein — translated: MSKIRVLSQQMVQQVLSPKQTIATVEKVYRSKALENSTLWPMIFYEFEPGVADMDIKSGYMKELAIYGLKLVSWYGENPKKNLPALYGTTMLFDSETGQPIGLVDAGYITGVRTGAAGAIGSKWLAREDATTLLMAGTGHLALFEILSHMIAVPRIQKVIISSPRDSDSAENFATTCRKQLLNLVESSPLIDELPEIIEHIQTIEIVALPLKEAVPISEIIVTATPAKEPFIKKEWLQPGTHISCMGADMGGKQEIETAIIESARIFVDDLNQSMTVGELEIPIQSGKVQPEQLTEIGHLLLGQVAGRQSAEEITVFDSTGIALQDLAVTKQILDTAAEKNIGQVVEL